From one Cloacibacillus sp. genomic stretch:
- a CDS encoding redox-sensing transcriptional repressor Rex — translation MPNTKPLSISRQSLQRMPLYLEHLKKLRADGSSHVSAAFLAGELGLHPVQVRKDLAAVSKVDGNPRIGFALEGLIEDMEEFLGCKNAHEAVVAGVGNLGRALLSYKNFDRYGLSIIAGFDNDPAVIGTTVHGKEIFDVSRLTELCGRFTVHIGIITAPAQYAQEICDVMVRGGIKAIWNFAPAHLNVPDDVIISNENLAASFAVLSSRLRQRQESLSL, via the coding sequence GTGCCTAATACAAAACCTTTAAGCATATCAAGACAATCTCTGCAGCGAATGCCGCTCTATCTTGAACACTTGAAAAAACTGCGTGCCGACGGCAGCAGCCATGTATCGGCGGCCTTTCTCGCGGGAGAGCTGGGGCTGCACCCCGTGCAGGTGAGGAAAGATCTTGCCGCCGTCTCCAAGGTCGACGGAAACCCGCGTATCGGCTTTGCCCTGGAGGGACTTATCGAGGATATGGAAGAGTTCCTGGGCTGTAAAAACGCCCATGAGGCGGTCGTCGCCGGCGTAGGCAATCTTGGCCGTGCCCTTCTTTCATATAAAAATTTTGACCGCTACGGTCTTTCCATTATCGCCGGATTTGATAACGACCCCGCGGTGATCGGGACCACCGTGCACGGCAAGGAGATATTCGACGTCTCGCGGCTGACGGAGCTCTGCGGACGTTTCACGGTTCATATCGGCATCATCACAGCCCCCGCGCAGTACGCGCAGGAGATCTGTGACGTGATGGTCCGCGGCGGCATCAAGGCGATCTGGAACTTCGCGCCGGCGCACCTCAATGTCCCCGACGATGTGATAATCTCGAATGAAAATCTCGCCGCCTCGTTCGCGGTGCTCTCCAGCAGGCTGCGCCAGCGCCAGGAGAGTCTCAGTCTTTAA
- a CDS encoding helix-turn-helix domain-containing protein codes for MKKNRKKLHLTQVEAAERAGVGLRFIRELECGKKTLRMDKVNDLLFLFGLELGPVPMERDDE; via the coding sequence GTGAAAAAAAACCGGAAAAAATTACACCTCACCCAAGTAGAGGCGGCGGAACGGGCCGGAGTCGGGCTGCGCTTTATCCGCGAGCTGGAGTGCGGCAAGAAGACGCTGCGCATGGATAAGGTAAACGACCTGCTCTTTCTCTTTGGACTGGAGCTGGGCCCCGTACCTATGGAGCGAGACGATGAGTGA
- a CDS encoding NADH-quinone oxidoreductase subunit NuoF gives MIKGREELRELREIYAASLGEEDKKILICAGTGCISSGSLEIYDELKKIMTERGINVAVELKEEPHEHSVGLKKSGCHGFCEMGPLVRIEPQGWLYVKVKPEDCAEIVEKTIIGGSHIERLAYQKGGEVFKKQDEIPFYKKQTRHVLEHCGHIDATSIKEYLAIGGYSAFERALFDMDGDGIVGMIEEANLRGRGGGGFPTGRKWSQVKRQNAEHKYIVCNGDEGDPGAFMDRSIMEGDPHRMLEGMMIAGLACGAQNGYIYVRAEYPMAVSRLRTAIAQAEELGLLGDDILGSGFSFHMHINRGAGAFVCGEGSALTASIEGKRGMPRVKPPRTVEHGLFDSPTVLNNVETFANVPLIINKGVAWYKALGPEKSPGTKAFALTGNIENTGLIEVPMGTTLREIVFEVGGGMRGGADFKAVQISGPSGGCLTAKDLDLPLDFDSLTAAGAMIGSGGLVVMDSKTCMVEVARFFMNFTQNESCGKCVPCRGGTKQMLAILERIVAGEGREGDIELLLELADMISHTALCGLGKTAALPVVSTIKNFREEYVAHINKKYCPVGACPKLKSFEIDPALCKGCSKCARGCPTEAISGKIKEPFTIDKDKCIKCGACVTACPFHAVKEA, from the coding sequence ATGATAAAGGGACGTGAAGAACTTCGGGAGCTGCGCGAAATCTACGCCGCCAGCCTCGGCGAGGAGGATAAAAAGATTCTCATCTGCGCCGGTACCGGCTGTATATCGAGCGGCTCTCTGGAGATATATGACGAGCTGAAAAAGATCATGACGGAGCGCGGCATCAACGTCGCCGTCGAGCTCAAAGAGGAGCCGCACGAACACTCCGTCGGGCTGAAAAAGTCCGGCTGCCACGGTTTCTGCGAGATGGGGCCGCTGGTGCGGATCGAGCCGCAGGGCTGGCTCTACGTCAAGGTGAAGCCGGAGGACTGCGCGGAGATCGTGGAAAAGACGATAATCGGCGGCTCCCACATCGAACGCCTCGCCTATCAGAAGGGCGGCGAGGTCTTCAAGAAACAGGACGAGATCCCCTTCTATAAAAAACAGACGCGCCACGTCCTTGAGCACTGCGGCCACATCGACGCCACCTCCATCAAGGAATACCTCGCGATCGGCGGCTACTCGGCCTTTGAGCGCGCCCTCTTCGACATGGACGGCGATGGGATCGTCGGTATGATCGAGGAGGCTAATCTGCGCGGGCGCGGCGGCGGGGGCTTTCCCACAGGCCGTAAATGGAGCCAGGTGAAACGCCAGAACGCCGAACATAAGTACATCGTCTGCAACGGCGACGAGGGCGACCCCGGAGCCTTTATGGACAGAAGCATCATGGAGGGCGACCCGCACCGTATGCTTGAGGGCATGATGATCGCCGGACTCGCCTGCGGAGCGCAGAACGGCTACATCTACGTGCGCGCCGAATATCCGATGGCGGTCTCGCGCCTGCGCACCGCGATCGCGCAGGCGGAGGAGCTGGGGCTTCTCGGCGACGACATCCTCGGCAGCGGCTTCTCCTTTCATATGCACATAAACCGCGGCGCGGGCGCGTTCGTCTGCGGCGAGGGCAGCGCGCTGACCGCCTCCATCGAGGGCAAGCGCGGCATGCCGCGCGTCAAGCCGCCGCGTACCGTGGAACACGGTCTCTTTGACAGCCCGACGGTGCTCAACAACGTTGAGACCTTTGCCAATGTGCCGCTTATCATCAATAAGGGCGTGGCGTGGTACAAGGCGCTCGGCCCTGAAAAGAGCCCGGGAACGAAGGCCTTCGCGCTGACGGGGAATATTGAAAACACCGGACTGATAGAGGTGCCGATGGGCACGACGCTGCGCGAGATCGTCTTTGAGGTCGGCGGCGGCATGCGCGGCGGCGCGGATTTCAAGGCGGTCCAGATCAGCGGACCCTCAGGCGGCTGCCTCACGGCAAAGGACCTTGACCTGCCCCTCGACTTTGATTCGCTGACGGCGGCGGGGGCGATGATCGGCTCCGGCGGCCTCGTCGTTATGGACAGCAAAACCTGCATGGTCGAGGTGGCGCGTTTCTTTATGAACTTCACGCAGAACGAGTCCTGCGGCAAGTGCGTTCCCTGCCGCGGCGGCACGAAACAGATGCTTGCCATTCTTGAGCGTATCGTCGCCGGCGAGGGACGCGAGGGCGACATCGAACTGCTGCTCGAGCTTGCCGACATGATCTCGCACACCGCGCTCTGCGGACTTGGAAAGACCGCCGCGCTTCCCGTGGTGAGCACCATCAAAAATTTCCGCGAAGAATACGTGGCGCATATCAATAAAAAATACTGCCCCGTCGGCGCCTGTCCGAAACTTAAGAGCTTCGAGATAGACCCCGCGCTCTGCAAAGGCTGCTCAAAGTGCGCGCGCGGCTGTCCCACCGAGGCCATCAGCGGCAAGATAAAAGAACCATTTACGATCGACAAAGATAAGTGTATCAAGTGCGGCGCGTGCGTCACCGCGTGCCCCTTCCACGCAGTCAAGGAGGCCTAA
- a CDS encoding [FeFe] hydrogenase, group A yields the protein MDTKKYMTIDGLPVEIEDEKNILEVIRKAGIKLPTFCYYSELSIYGACRMCMVENKWGGLDAACSTPPKEGMEIWTNTGRLRKYRKMILELLLADHCRDCTTCNNNGKCKLQDLAMRFNIEGVRFPNGAETPRRDESSLCITRDHNKCILCGDCVRMCNEIQQVGAIDFAGRGSKMTISTVFDIPISESVCVGCGQCAAVCPTGAIVIKNDSARVWKALDEKETRVSVQIAPAVRVALGKDLGIGDGENAMGLIVAALRRMGFNEVFDTSTGADLTVLEESAEFLARLGKGEHKMPLFTSCCPAWVSYAEKNEPEVVKNLSTCRSPMQMFAAVIKEHHKHSPRKHVHVAVMPCTAKKAEAAREEFRGELGPDVDYVITTQELIQMIKESGIVFSELEPEAVDMPFGTMSGAGVIFGVTGGVTEAVLRRVISDKSAAALRTITFKGVRGGDGIKSATVKYGDRELKIAVVSGLGNAHELIKRIKEGEHYDFVEVMACPGGCVCGAGQPFILREGKVSRGKGLYSADKMSSIKRSEENPLMLSLYSGLLKGRVHDLLHVHYHAKEA from the coding sequence ATGGATACGAAAAAATATATGACGATAGACGGGCTCCCCGTCGAAATAGAGGATGAAAAGAATATCCTGGAGGTTATCCGCAAAGCGGGCATCAAGCTTCCAACCTTCTGCTACTACTCGGAGCTCTCCATCTACGGCGCCTGCCGCATGTGCATGGTGGAAAATAAATGGGGCGGTCTTGACGCGGCCTGCTCTACCCCGCCCAAAGAGGGCATGGAGATCTGGACCAACACCGGGCGTCTCCGCAAATACCGCAAGATGATCCTCGAGCTGCTGCTCGCCGACCACTGCCGCGACTGCACCACCTGCAACAATAACGGCAAATGCAAACTACAGGACCTCGCAATGCGCTTCAACATCGAGGGCGTGCGCTTCCCGAACGGGGCGGAGACGCCCCGCCGCGACGAGTCGTCGCTCTGCATCACGCGCGACCACAACAAATGTATCCTCTGCGGAGACTGCGTGAGAATGTGCAACGAGATACAGCAGGTCGGCGCGATCGACTTCGCGGGGCGCGGCTCAAAAATGACGATCAGCACCGTCTTTGACATCCCCATCAGCGAAAGCGTCTGCGTCGGCTGCGGCCAGTGCGCCGCCGTCTGCCCGACGGGCGCGATCGTGATAAAGAACGACAGCGCGCGGGTCTGGAAGGCTCTCGACGAAAAAGAGACGCGCGTCTCCGTGCAGATAGCCCCCGCGGTGCGCGTCGCGCTCGGCAAAGATCTTGGCATAGGTGACGGCGAAAACGCGATGGGGCTAATCGTCGCGGCGCTGCGCCGGATGGGCTTTAACGAGGTATTCGACACCTCGACGGGTGCGGATCTCACGGTGCTTGAGGAATCGGCGGAGTTCCTCGCGCGCCTCGGCAAGGGCGAACATAAGATGCCGCTCTTCACCTCCTGCTGTCCCGCCTGGGTCAGCTACGCGGAAAAGAATGAGCCGGAGGTGGTTAAAAACCTCTCCACCTGCCGCTCGCCGATGCAGATGTTCGCCGCGGTAATCAAGGAACACCACAAACATTCGCCGAGAAAGCATGTACATGTGGCGGTCATGCCCTGCACGGCGAAAAAGGCGGAGGCGGCGCGCGAGGAATTCCGCGGCGAGCTGGGCCCCGACGTGGACTACGTAATCACCACGCAGGAGCTCATTCAGATGATAAAAGAGTCCGGCATCGTATTCTCAGAGCTTGAGCCGGAGGCGGTCGACATGCCCTTCGGCACGATGAGCGGCGCTGGCGTCATCTTCGGAGTCACAGGCGGCGTCACCGAGGCGGTACTGCGCCGGGTAATCTCCGACAAATCGGCGGCGGCGCTCCGTACGATCACCTTCAAGGGCGTGCGCGGCGGCGACGGAATCAAATCGGCGACGGTGAAGTACGGGGACAGGGAGCTTAAGATTGCGGTGGTCAGCGGCCTTGGAAACGCCCATGAGCTGATAAAACGCATCAAGGAGGGCGAGCACTACGACTTTGTGGAGGTCATGGCCTGCCCCGGCGGCTGCGTCTGCGGCGCGGGACAGCCCTTCATCCTCCGCGAAGGCAAAGTGAGCCGCGGCAAGGGACTCTACTCGGCGGACAAGATGTCGAGCATCAAACGTTCGGAGGAGAACCCGCTCATGCTTTCGCTCTACAGCGGGCTGCTGAAGGGGCGCGTCCACGACCTGCTCCACGTACACTACCACGCGAAGGAGGCATAG
- a CDS encoding NAD(P)H-dependent oxidoreductase subunit E, whose amino-acid sequence MTENFDYTLIDKILEAHESSGTAVIAILQDIQEHYRYLPREIFPYLSKKLRVPQARIYSVATFYENFSLNPKGKFVIKVCDGTACHVRKSIPILDRLRSELGLSDKKVTTDDLGFTVETVSCLGACGLAPVLTVNDKVYPAMTPDKASGLVAALKEEL is encoded by the coding sequence GTGACAGAAAATTTTGATTACACGCTCATCGATAAGATACTTGAGGCACATGAATCCTCGGGTACGGCCGTCATCGCGATATTGCAGGATATTCAGGAGCATTACCGCTATCTGCCCCGTGAGATTTTCCCCTACCTCTCAAAGAAGCTGAGGGTTCCTCAGGCGCGCATATACAGCGTGGCCACCTTTTATGAGAATTTTTCCCTCAACCCGAAGGGAAAATTTGTGATCAAAGTCTGCGACGGCACCGCCTGTCACGTGCGTAAATCGATCCCTATCCTCGACCGTCTGCGCTCCGAGCTGGGTCTCTCCGATAAAAAAGTGACGACAGACGACCTCGGCTTCACGGTGGAGACGGTATCCTGCCTCGGCGCCTGCGGCCTTGCGCCGGTACTCACCGTCAACGACAAAGTCTATCCCGCGATGACGCCCGATAAGGCCTCCGGGCTCGTCGCCGCGCTCAAGGAGGAGCTCTAA
- a CDS encoding (2Fe-2S) ferredoxin domain-containing protein: MAIVRICIGTSCYLKGAYNVLQLFQHEIEERGLHDKIEISGSFCMGQCQNDVSVDVDGTVYNVSPETAYKFFEETIMPRL, encoded by the coding sequence ATGGCCATAGTGAGAATATGTATTGGGACCTCCTGCTACCTCAAGGGAGCCTACAATGTGCTCCAGCTTTTCCAGCATGAGATCGAAGAGCGGGGACTGCACGATAAAATAGAGATCAGCGGCTCCTTCTGCATGGGTCAGTGTCAGAACGACGTCTCCGTAGACGTGGACGGGACCGTCTACAATGTTTCACCGGAGACCGCGTATAAATTCTTTGAGGAGACGATAATGCCGCGCCTGTGA